TCAAGAGGAAATTGTGCGGATTGTGGCCGTAGCGCGGGAGGCGAATCCGCCTTCACGCTATGTGGGGCCGCGCACAAAAATTGCGGTGGACACGATCGAGCGTGATGTTGATCCCGTTGGGGCCTGTATCGGTGCGCGGGGATCGCGAATTCAAGCTGTCGTGAATGAACTTCGGGGTGAAAAGATTGACGTAATTCGTTGGTCGCCGGATCCTTCAAACTACATTGCGAATGCGCTCAGTCCGGCGCGGGTGGAAGAAGTGCGTCTTGTGGATCCAGAAGAGCGTCAAGCCCATGTTTTGGTGCCAGAGGATCAGCTGAGCTTGGCGATCGGTAAGGAAGGTCAGAACGTGCGTCTCGCTGCGCGGTTAACGGGCTGGAAGATCGATATCAAAGACTTCGCGAAGTACGATCGTGAGGCGGAAGATGCGGCGATGGCTGAAGTGCTAGAGAAGCGCCAAGCGGAACAAGCCGAGCGTGACTTAGCCAATGCCGAAGAAGCGGCTTTAGAGGCGCAATATGCCGCTGAAGATGCTTTATGGGAGTTGGACCGAGTGGCAAAATTAGCAGCGGCAGCCCCTGCCGTGGCGGAGGAAGAAGTTGAGCTGGAGTCTGTGGACTCGGCTGACGTCGCGGTGGAAGAAACAGTAGAAGTCGCGGAGCTCGAGGCCGTCGAGACTGATGAAGCCGTTGAGTCAACCGCAGACACATCAGCGGATGAGGCGGTTGATGTGGATGAAGACGATGTGGCTGAGGCGGAATAGATTGCCGGTGCGCCGGGATCGCTGTGTTTTCCCAAGTGGATATAACGGGATGGAGGATGAGGCATTGATCAAGAACCACCGTCGCTGCGTGAGCTGTCGTAAAGTTGCGCCGAAATCTGATTTCTGGCGGATCGTGCGGCAGCATCCTGGTCATCAACTTGTGTTGGATCAGGGGATGGGGCGATCGGTCTATCTCTGTCGAAATTGGGATTGTTTGAAGCTGGCGCAAAAAAAAGATCGACTTAGTCGAGCGCTCAAAGTAAAGGTTAGTACGGTTCTATACCAGTCTTTAGAGCAGCGTCTGGAATCACAGCAACAGACGTCAGCATCAGCAAATTTGCAATCGGGCGATTGCGGTGTCACCGCAATCAACTAAAATTGATTTTTTAGAATGCCGACGAAGTGCATGCCAGATTATCCTAGTAATAGGTTTGGGAATGTATTTCTCGCGACCATTGAGCGTGAAGCCAGATTAATCGTCCTTTAGTCAAGGCGGAAAGCGACAACTATGTAACAACAAATTGCAGCAAGGGGAACGTGGATGAGCAAAGTTAGAATTTACGATCTGTCAAAGGAATTAAATCTGGAAAATAAAGATATCTTGACAATCTGCAGCCAGCTTGGTGTTGCAGCGAAGAGTCACAGTAGTACGATCAGTGAAGAAGATGCAGCATCGATTCGTGCCGCTGCAGGCTCCTACAAGTCAACAACTGCTCCCACTGCCCCTTCCCCTTCTGTCCCCAAACCTCCGAATAATACTGAATCCTTGAATAAGCCGAAAAAGCAGCAAATTTTGCAAGTCCGACGTTCTCCTGATGCGCCGAACGCCAAGCCGAAGCGACCAGATGCGGGTGCGCCGGCAGCAGTGAAAAAGGCGCCGGCAAGGCCCGCGGCAGCGGCGCCTTCAGGCCAGGTTGCGCCGCCCGCGCCATCGGCACCCCCAGTTGCACCGAAGCCGTTGGCTTCTCCCCCACCACGCACAGAGCCGGCTGCCAAGGCTGCCGCTACAAAGCAGACAGTCGCAAAGCCAGTCGCACCACCGCCTCGTCCTGTCCTGAATAAGCCGCCAGCGATCGTTAAGAAAGCAGCTAGCGCAGAGACAGCCGCGCCAGCCAAGCCAGCCAAGCCGACGAAGCCAACGCCGGGTCAAAAGCCGACCCCGCGTCCACAGCAAATTGTGGAATTGCGGCGACCGAAGCCCGTATCGGAAACAGCGAAACCTACACCAATTTCCAATAAGCCGCAACGCCCGTCGGTGGCGAAAGCTGGCGGTGATGGTGCGGAGGCAACACCACCGAATAAGCCCGTTGCACCAGCGGCGGCCTTGATGGCGAAGCCGACGATGCCATCGCGCAACCGACCGCGTAAACCTTGGCAAGAGGAAGAGGATACTGATGCGCTAGAGAAGGCAAAAGCGGCGAACGCGAAAAAGCGTCGCGGGCCGAAATTCCAGGAAGCTGATTTGGAGATGGATGACGATCTCCTGGATGATGATGACGAAGATGCAACAGTGTCGCGTGAGCAGATGAGCTTGTCGCTGGCGCGACCGCCGAAGCCGAAGTCGATGCAGACGGCGAAGCCAGTGGCGGCAACGACTCAGCGCCGCCGTCCATCGATGGGCGGGAACAAGAAGAATAGCTATCGCGATCGCCGCGATCGACGTCATCAACAGGCGAACCAAAAGCAAGAGCGACCGGAGATTATTACCCTTACACGGGGGATGACGGTTCAAGAGCTGTCGCAGTTGATGAGCGTATCCGAAACGGAGATTATTCGGAGCCTGTTTATCAAGGGGATTGCGGCAACGGTGACGCAGACTCTGGATGTCGATACGGCAACTAAGGTTGCTGAGGAAATGGGCATTCTTGTTGATCACGTTGAGGAGCAATCTGCGGCCACGAAGGTCACAGAAATGCTGGATGCCGATGACCTAGAGAATCTCCATCGCCGTCCACCGGTTGTGACGATCATGGGTCACGTTGACCACGGTAAGACCTCCTTGCTCGACGCAATTCGGAAGACCAAGGTGGCTTCTGGGGAGGCGGGTGGAATTACCCAGCATATCGGTGCTTACCATGTGGATGTTGACCACAATGGTGCGACGCAGCAGGTTGTCTTCTTGGATACGCCGGGTCACGA
This is a stretch of genomic DNA from Romeriopsis navalis LEGE 11480. It encodes these proteins:
- the nusA gene encoding transcription termination factor NusA gives rise to the protein MSIQFAGLREMLDSISRERNLPKSLVQDALKEALMKGYERFRRTQQINDHFEEDYFENFEAELDIEEEGFRVLAVKRIVEEVESKDHEISLREVQEFDPEAQPGVEVVVDVTPDKTEFGRMAAIQTKQVLAQKLRDQQRKLIQEEFQELEGTILQARVLRFERQSVIMAVQSGFGQPDVESELLKRDQLPNDNYRANATFRVYLKKVSEGSHRGPQLLVSRADAGLVVYLFENEVPEIQEEIVRIVAVAREANPPSRYVGPRTKIAVDTIERDVDPVGACIGARGSRIQAVVNELRGEKIDVIRWSPDPSNYIANALSPARVEEVRLVDPEERQAHVLVPEDQLSLAIGKEGQNVRLAARLTGWKIDIKDFAKYDREAEDAAMAEVLEKRQAEQAERDLANAEEAALEAQYAAEDALWELDRVAKLAAAAPAVAEEEVELESVDSADVAVEETVEVAELEAVETDEAVESTADTSADEAVDVDEDDVAEAE
- a CDS encoding YlxR family protein, with translation MEDEALIKNHRRCVSCRKVAPKSDFWRIVRQHPGHQLVLDQGMGRSVYLCRNWDCLKLAQKKDRLSRALKVKVSTVLYQSLEQRLESQQQTSASANLQSGDCGVTAIN
- the infB gene encoding translation initiation factor IF-2, producing MSKVRIYDLSKELNLENKDILTICSQLGVAAKSHSSTISEEDAASIRAAAGSYKSTTAPTAPSPSVPKPPNNTESLNKPKKQQILQVRRSPDAPNAKPKRPDAGAPAAVKKAPARPAAAAPSGQVAPPAPSAPPVAPKPLASPPPRTEPAAKAAATKQTVAKPVAPPPRPVLNKPPAIVKKAASAETAAPAKPAKPTKPTPGQKPTPRPQQIVELRRPKPVSETAKPTPISNKPQRPSVAKAGGDGAEATPPNKPVAPAAALMAKPTMPSRNRPRKPWQEEEDTDALEKAKAANAKKRRGPKFQEADLEMDDDLLDDDDEDATVSREQMSLSLARPPKPKSMQTAKPVAATTQRRRPSMGGNKKNSYRDRRDRRHQQANQKQERPEIITLTRGMTVQELSQLMSVSETEIIRSLFIKGIAATVTQTLDVDTATKVAEEMGILVDHVEEQSAATKVTEMLDADDLENLHRRPPVVTIMGHVDHGKTSLLDAIRKTKVASGEAGGITQHIGAYHVDVDHNGATQQVVFLDTPGHEAFTAMRARGARVTDVAILVVAADDGVQPQTIEAISHAKAAGVPMIVAINKVDKEDSQPDRVKQELTEHGLVPEEWGGDAVMVPVSAITGQNLDTLLDMILLVTEVEDLNANPNRLAKGTVIEAHLDKAKGPVATLLVQNGTLHVGDILVAGSALGKVRAMVDDRGQRVKQASPSYAVEVLGLSDVPAAGDEFDVYNDEKEARSIATGRADEQRQSRLMAAISSRRVSLNTLSSKAQEGDLKELNIVMKADVQGSVEAILGSLKQLPQGEVQVRVLFAAPGEISETDVDLAAASEAVLIGFNTTLAPGARQSADRLGVDVREYNIIYALLDDIQAAMEGLLEPELVEESLGSIEVRAVFSVGKGAVAGCYIQNGKAIRNCKVRVRRKDEVVFEGGLDSLKRMREDVREVNSGYECGVGIDNFNAWQEGDIIETYRMVTKRRTLSMSK